Proteins co-encoded in one Setaria viridis chromosome 9, Setaria_viridis_v4.0, whole genome shotgun sequence genomic window:
- the LOC117838577 gene encoding calcineurin-binding protein 1 isoform X2 yields MFSIAAINESDTGGQWEPLAPTKEAQEFALSQKYHEGLLKLQQKDYSKARELLEDVLKDPLISNIQVDNIGSDQHLLQLRFLTLKNLASVFLQQGLEFYDNALHCYLQAVELDSNDSVVWNHLGTLSCSMGLLSVSRWAFEQGLLCSPNNWNCMEKLLEVLIAIRDEVACLSVANLILRSWPSHHRALHVKKTVECAEPVPFAPRGIDILEPKHVTLIFSNKRKSVDDEIYQETRTKKSKQSATLQLNEAKWLALLDGILSFLSANSKKADENNCINTSEDSVKGIAYNTIDVVVSTDTIKSVESAGENGNDSHHDGESVPSHDCKTTVKDKDINSDREHPHERRSTRLERLRSRKSGKDENGSDGKDISNAVTQFLDSFILKGSSAAEKDDFSGNADASNPDTLTYTSDDEANDFKRFLCKISKNFGPHHIGYMLLEEMAHLKVPFQDYFVKLIELDKLTRGWAEDRSELCSLFLAELYYDRALCSGSPSTSSELSDSSYHLCKIIESVALELPFNTSVREIHSTDLDLEMESSRADVPSSDITERSNENSDKPVSIDMLSDKKYDSDSSSNINCAFWIRFFWLSGCLSLSSDCKEKAYKEFSIALSILRNGNKDKSCGDVILLPHTKLVKSLTTDRILREINLIRLESLLWNNDENINKITHTEFMKLLPPLLLSTKDVYVGNAYGPQRESENVISLELSALDVLISACEKAKPMNIQVYLDSHRRKIQVLTVAAGMVGSVTPPKGKGSSNMDFVEAMNRNRLENVVEAVKDVSRNASKAKDFIDQCDNSDGQDGWSSLVSIVGDIQSLLLTIMCAAVKIILSRKLSCSGTSYQVDQLESSCLIDAAIAFCKLQHLDPTISIKTQVDLIVALHDLLAEYGLCCSGKDGEGEEGTFLKFAIKHLMALDVKLKSQLNSNGIEEDAVPKNVGAQDSMVDEPSVNDSKQNSEDEEDSELDEIQSCLDSALDQAFFCLYGLKINPDSCSEDDLAVHKNTSRGDYQTKEQCADVFQYVLPYAKALSKTGLVKLRRVLRAIRKHFPQPPYDLLVNNPIDNFLDGPDSCEKILSEICESNGSREAILNVLFPGERGYEAFKKLSTASSEPYSDVYGNLYYYIAQAEDISATDKHAGFVLKKEGEEFVEQSANIFKYDLLYNPLRFESWQKLSNLYDEEVDLLLNDGSKHISILDWRTNTDLIRRVEMGRRHSRRCLLMSSLLAKTAPEQSESHELLALVYYDSLQNVVPFYDQRATLPVKDSTWETFCQNSMKHFEKAFEIKEQWLHAFYLGKLCEKLGHSFSKPFSYYNKAMMLNPTAVDPVYRIHASRLKLLYTQGKQNLEAIQVVADYTYNQSTKENVLSMLVSTTNVSNSSSDQNEKSVLDTKEENKCVEPDLLLDKVWHILYDDCLYALGTCVEGELKHFHKARYKLAQGLYRRGEAGDLERAKEELSFCFKSSRSSFTVNMWEIDGTVRKGRRKNPNAGGSRKNLEVSLSESSRKFITCIRKYMIFYLNLLEKNKDLWTLEKAYTYLRTDKRFALCLGDIVPVGLGKYLQVLTAAINNPEVRRASGDASVEQLLEKMFSVFMDHANLWADISTIPEVNCPELSESNLYSYIHQYIHLLESDVRLDALEGLNEKIRKRFKTPKLSNSNFAKICKHASLAWCRCILIKLASITPLPESMDATNQPAPLSSGLLLYVDLQPDELLISSPDGPAQFKGLDMNWFETLNRIKNIPIKQTTEDNLETAVTLMKSTYNFYRESSCGTFPSGINLYTVTPAHAPIEGLPQAPPVVETLDLSIPRKLLLWVYTLVHGRYSNISSVVKYCDEMKSRSKRGTSAATASSQVVQPIPQTIEKGAQVESNEAAHDANPSAQAAACAPPAHQEAGAASASQTAVDAQKAASAISQLNRSGSSRAMEYTPDSMERK; encoded by the exons atg TTCTCCATCGCAGCCATCAACGAGAGCGACACCGGCGGCCAATGGGAGCCGCTCGCGCCCACCAAGGAAGCTCAG GAATTTGCGCTCTCTCAGAAGTATCACGAGGGACTTCTCAAGTTGCAACAAAAAGACTATTCAAAAGCTCGCGAACTTCTCGAGGATGTTCTGAAGGACCCACTAATATCAAACATTCAG GTTGATAACATTGGCAGTGATCAGCATTTGCTGCAGCTAAG GTTTTTGACATTGAAAAATCTTGCATCTGTTTTCCTTCAACAAGGTTTGGAGTTTTATGATAATGCTCTTCATTGTTACCTACAAGCTGTAGAGCTTGATTCAAATGATTCAGTTGTCTGGAATCATCTGGGTACGCTTTCTTGTTCAATGGGTTTGCTGAGTGTATCAAGATGGGCATTTGAGCAAGGGCTTCTATGCAGCCCAAACAACT GGAACTGCATGGAGAAATTATTGGAGGTGCTTATAGCAATTCGTGATGAAGTTGCATGCCTTTCTGTAGCAAATTTAATACTTAGGAGTTGGCCATCACATCATCGTGCTTTACATGTCAAGAAGACCGTTGAATGTGCTGAACCGGTACCTTTCGCACCTCGGGGTATTGATATACTTGAACCAAAGCATGTGACACTCATTTTTTCCAATAAAAGGAAATCCGTAGATGATGAAATCTATCAAGAAACAAGGACAAAGAAGAGTAAACAGAGTGCTACATTGCAATTGAACGAAGCAAAATGGTTGGCCCTTTTAGATGGTATACTGAGCTTCTTAAGTGCAAACAGCAAGAAGGCTGatgaaaataattgcataaataccAGTGAGGATAGTGTCAAGGGGATTGCTTACAACACAATTGATGTTGTTGTATCTACAGATACAATAAAAAGTGTGGAATCTGCTGGTGAAAATGGAAATGATTCACATCATGATGGTGAGAGTGTGCCATCTCATGATTGCAAAACTACAGTTAAAGACAAAGATATTAATTCAGATAGAGAACATCCTCATGAAAGGCGGAGCACACGTCTTGAGAGGCTGCGAAGTCGCAAATCTGGAAAAGATGAAAATGGGTCTGATGGTAAAGATATATCAAATGCTGTGACCCAGTTTCTAGATTCATTTATACTGAAGGGGTCAAGTGCTGCAGAAAAGGATGATTTTTCTGGAAATGCTGATGCTTCTAATCCTGATACTCTCACCTATACATCAGACGATGAGGCAAATGACTTTAAGAGATTTCTATGCAAGATATCCAAAAATTTTGGCCCTCATCACATTGGTTATATGTTACTTGAGGAGATGGCTCATCTCAAAGTTCCTTTCCAAGATTATTTTGTTAAACTCATTGAACTGGACAAACTTACTAGAGGTTGGGCTGAAGACAGATCTGAATTGTGCAGTTTATTTCTAGCTGAACTGTACTATGACCGGGCTTTGTGTTCTGGAAGCCCATCAACATCCTCAGAGCTGTCTGATTCATCTTACCATCTTTGTAAGATCATTGAGTCAGTAGCTCTGGAACTGCCATTCAACACATCTGTCAGAGAAATACATTCCACTGACTTGGATTTGGAAATGGAAAGCAGTAGGGCAGATGTACCTTCAAGTGATATAACTGAGAGAAGTAATGAAAATTCCGACAAACCTGTTTCCATTGACATGCTTAGCGATAAAAAATATGACTCTGATTCTTCTTCAAACATAAATTGTGCGTTCTGGATTCGCTTCTTCTGGCTGAGTGGTTGTCTATCCCTTTCATCAGACTGCAAAGAGAAAGCTTACAAAGAGTTCAGTATTGCCCTGTCCATCCTAAGGAATGGTAACAAAGACAAAAGCTGTGGAGATGTTATTCTTCTACCTCACACCAAGCTTGTAAAATCACTGACAACAGATAGGATTCTCCGTGAAATTAACTTGATCAGGCTTGAATCTTTACTTTGGAATAATGATGAGAATATCAACAAAATAACTCATACAGAGTTCATGAAATTGCTACCTCCACTTTTGCTTTCCACCAAAGATGTCTATGTTGGAAATGCATATGGTCCACAAAGAGAAAGTGAGAATGTCATCTCACTTGAGTTGTCTGCCTTGGATGTCTTAATATCTGCATGTGAAAAGGCAAAACCAATGAACATCCAGGTATATCTTGACTCCCATCGAAGAAAAATTCAAGTTCTAACTGTGGCAGCTGGCATGGTTGGGTCTGTTACACCCCCAAAGGGAAAAGGTTCAAGTAACATGGACTTTGTGGAAGCAATGAACCGGAACCGGCTAGAAAATGTTGTGGAAGCAGTCAAAGATGTATCTCGAAATGCCAGTAAAGCAAAAGACTTTATTGATCAATGTGATAATTCT gatgggcaAGATGGCTGGAGCTCACTAGTTTCTATTGTCGGTGATATTCAATCATTGCTCCTGACAATCATGTGTGCTGCTGTCAAGATAATCCTATCAAGAAAACTCTCATGCTCTGGAACCTCCTATCAGGTTGACCAGCTGGAAAGTTCCTGTCTCATAGATGCAGCTATTGCATTTTGCAAGCTCCAGCACCTTGATCCTACAATATCCATCAAAACTCAG GTTGACTTAATTGTCGCACTCCATGATTTGCTTGCTGAGTATGGGCTCTGCTGTTCCGGAAAGGATGGTGAAGGGGAGGAAGGGACATTCCTCAAGTTTGCAATCAAACATCTCATGGCACTAGACGTGAAACTAAAATCTCAACTTA ATTCAAATGGGATTGAAGAAGACGCAGTTCCAAAAAATGTCGGAGCACAAGACAGTATGGTGGATGAACCATCGGTTAATGACAGTAAGCAGAACTCTGAGGATGAGGAAGATTCAG AATTGGATGAGATACAGTCATGTCTTGATAGTGCCTTGGACCAGGCTTTTTTCTGTTTATATGGTTTGAAGATAAATCCGGATTcttgcagtgaagatgatcttGCAGTTCATAAAAATACAAGCCGTGGTGATTATCAAACGAAAGAACAATGTGCTGATGTGTTTCAATATGTCCTGCCGTATGCAAAAGCTCTTTCT aaaactggCTTGGTTAAATTACGGAGAGTGCTGCGGGCTATACGTAAACACTTTCCGCAGCCACCTTATGACTTATTGGTTAACAACCCTATTGATAATTTCTTGGATGGGCCTGACTCATGTGAAAAAATACTCTCTGAAATTTGCGAAAGCAATGGATCTAGGGAAGCTATCCTGAATGTACTGTTCCCGGGTGAAAGAGGCTATGAAGCATTCAAAAAACTCTCCACTGCCAG CTCGGAGCCTTACTCAGATGTTTATGGAAACCTGTATTACTACATAGCACAAGCTGAAGATATAAGTGCAACTGACAAGCATGCAggttttgttttgaaaaaggaaggagaagaatttgttGAACAGAGTGCCAATATTTTCAAGTATGATTTGTTGTACAACCCATTGCGGTTTGAAAGCTGGCAGAAGCTTTCCAATCTTTATGATGag GAAGTTGATCTGTTGCTCAATGATGGTAGTAAACATATAAGCATCTTGGATTGGCGTACAAATACAGATTTAATCAGAAGGGTTGAGATGGGTCGTCGACACAGTCGACGCTGCTTATTGATGAGTTCACTTCTGGCCAAAACTGCTCCTGAGCAG AGTGAGTCACATGAATTGTTGGCTCTAGTCTACTACGATAGCCTTCAAAATGTGGTACCCTTTTATGATCAAAGAGCTACATTGCCGGTAAAGGACTCAACATGGGAGACATTCTGTCAAAATTCTATGAAGCATTTCGAGAAGGCTTTTGAAATCAA GGAGCAGTGGCTTCATGCATTTTACCTTGGAAAGCTGTGTGAAAAACTGGGGCATTCCTTTTCTAAGCCATTTTCGTACTACAACAAAGCCATGATGTTGAATCCAACTGCAGTTGACCCTGTTTACAGGATTCATGCATCACGCTTGAAGTTACTTTACACTCAAGGCAAACAGAATCTTGAAGCTATACAG GTTGTTGCTGACTACACATATAACCAGTCAACTAAGGAGAATGTCTTGAGCATGTTGGTGTCCACGACTAACGTTTCGAATTCATCTTCTGATCAGAACGAAAAATCTGTGTTAGATACTAAAGAGGAGAATAAGTGTGTTGAGCCTGATTTATTACTTGATAAAGTGTGGCACATTCTTTATGATGATTGTCTGTATGCCCTTGGTACCTGCGTGGAAGGGGAGCTCAAGCATTTCCACAAGGCGAGATATAAGCTTGCTCAAGGATTGTATAGAAGAGGTGAAGCAGGGGACCTGGAGCGGGCTAAGGAAGAGCTCTCATTCTGTTTTAAATCTTCTCGGTCTTCCTTTACAGTGAATATGTGGGAGATTGATGGCACTGTTAGAAAAGGAAG GAGGAAAAATCCAAATGCTGGTGGATCCAGAAAGAATCTGGAGGTCAGTTTATCAGAAAGTTCACGAAAATTCATCACATGCATCAGGAAGTATATGATATTCTACTTAAACCTGCTGGAGAAGAATAAAGACCTGTGGACTCTCGAGAAGGCATATACATATCTGCGGACGGATAAGAGG TTTGCATTATGTTTGGGTGATATTGTTCCTGTTGGTCTTGGAAAGTACCTTCAAGTTCTAACAGCAGCAATTAATAATCCTGAGGTTCGCCGAGCTTCTGGTGATGCTTCTGTTGAACAACTACTTGAGAAAATGTTCAGTGTATTCATGGACCATGCAAACTTGTGGGCTGATATAAGCACTATACCAGAGGTGAACTGTCCAGAATTATCAGAAAGCAATCTTTACAG TTATATCCACCAGTACATCCATTTGCTCGAGAGTGATGTCCGACTGGATGCTCTCGAAGGACTAAACGAGAAGATAAGAAAGCGTTTCAAGACACCAAAATTGTCAAACAGCAATTTTGCCAAAATATGCAAGCATGCTTCTCTTGCATGGTGCCGGTGTATTCTCATCAAACTGGCTTCAATCACTCCACTGCCTGAGTCCATGGATGCAACAAACCAGCCTGCTCCATTATCCAGCGGCCTCCTCCTTTATGTTGATTTGCAGCCTGATGAGCTCCTTATCTCATCCCCTGACGGGCCTGCTCAATTCAAAGGCCTTGACATGAATTGGTTTGAGACACTGAACAGAATTAAAAACATTCCCATCAAGCAAACTACTGAAGATAACTTGGAGACTGCTGTTACGTTAATGAAGAGCACCTACAACTTTTATCGGGAGAGCTCCTGTGGAACATTTCCCTCAGGTATTAATCTGTATACAGTAACCCCAGCACATGCGCCTATCGAAGGACTACCGCAAGCACCCCCTGTAGTTGAGACTCTTGACCTGAGCATTCCAAGGAAGCTCCTCCTGTGGGTATATACCTTGGTTCATGGACGTTACTCCAATATATCCTCTGTTGTAAAGTACTGTGACGAGATGAAG TCCAGAAGTAAAAGAGGAACCTCAGCAGCTACAGCTTCATCACAAGTTGTGCAGCCAATTCCACAGA CTATAGAAAAGGGTGCCCAAGTTGAATCCAATGAAGCAGCACATGATGCAAATCCTTCTGCCCAGGCTGCAGCGTGTGCTCCTCCTGCACACCAAGAAGCGGGTGCTGCTAGCGCCTCGCAAACTGCTGTTGATGCCCAGAAAGCCGCCAGCGCGATATCTCAGCTCAACCGCAGCGGTTCATCGAGAGCAATGGAATATACACCGGACAGCATGGAGAGGAAATAA